From the Leptolyngbya sp. O-77 genome, one window contains:
- a CDS encoding ATP-dependent DNA ligase has protein sequence MQRFTQLFQEIDATTSTNAKVAALRRYLREETAANSVWALYLLLGKPRKRLITSRVLRDIFLQISDIPDWLFEDCYAQVGDSAEVIALLMQSHASLQLATPSVQTAENLPLYLWMEEMIPQAKQVESEEDLKTLVVSWWAALNPTGVFVLNKVLTGAFRMGLSEKLVIRAIAQEFNIPEPVIAHRLMGEFEPTVEFFESLTQIEAAEALSSPTRPYPFFLASPLEEDRFATEDFSRWWAEWKWDGIRAQIIRRAGQVFIWSRGEDLVTDQFPELAAYFLTLPDGLVFDGEILCWADGRPLSFNHLQKRLGRKRVTQKIMQENPVHFIAYDLLEHNGEDIREKELGDRRTLLESVLKAADPNFVTLSSVLKFRSTDEMRSLRESSRERGAEGLVIKSVNSPYLVGRKRGYWWKYKVEPMTLDAVLIYAQAGSGKRANLFTDYTFALWHEGTLVSFAKAYSGLDNAEIEALDKWIRKHTIEKFGPVRSVEPVQVFEIGFEGILRSTRHKSGIAVRFPRILRWRTDKPATEADTLEAAFKLLER, from the coding sequence ATGCAGCGGTTTACCCAGCTATTTCAGGAAATTGACGCGACGACCTCGACTAACGCCAAGGTTGCTGCCCTGCGGCGATATCTGCGCGAAGAAACGGCAGCAAACTCTGTCTGGGCGCTGTACCTGCTGTTGGGCAAACCGCGCAAGCGACTCATCACCTCGCGGGTGCTGCGGGATATTTTTCTGCAAATCTCCGACATTCCCGACTGGCTCTTTGAAGACTGCTACGCGCAGGTAGGTGACTCGGCGGAGGTGATTGCTCTGCTGATGCAAAGCCACGCCAGTCTGCAATTAGCGACCCCCTCTGTCCAAACGGCTGAAAACCTGCCGCTGTACCTCTGGATGGAGGAGATGATTCCCCAGGCAAAGCAGGTCGAGTCGGAAGAAGACCTAAAAACGCTGGTGGTGTCGTGGTGGGCAGCGCTGAACCCGACAGGCGTGTTTGTGCTGAACAAGGTGCTGACGGGCGCGTTTCGCATGGGACTGTCTGAAAAGCTAGTGATTCGGGCGATCGCCCAGGAGTTCAACATTCCCGAACCCGTCATAGCGCATCGGCTGATGGGCGAGTTTGAGCCGACGGTCGAGTTTTTTGAAAGCCTGACGCAGATTGAGGCAGCGGAAGCCCTGAGTTCGCCAACACGTCCTTACCCGTTTTTTCTAGCCTCGCCGCTGGAGGAAGATCGGTTTGCCACGGAGGATTTTTCGCGCTGGTGGGCGGAGTGGAAATGGGACGGCATCCGGGCGCAAATCATTCGGCGGGCGGGGCAGGTCTTTATTTGGTCGCGCGGCGAAGACCTGGTGACGGATCAGTTTCCCGAATTGGCCGCCTACTTTCTCACGCTGCCGGATGGGCTGGTGTTTGATGGCGAAATCCTGTGCTGGGCGGACGGGCGACCCCTCAGCTTTAACCATTTGCAGAAGCGGTTGGGGCGCAAGCGCGTCACCCAAAAGATCATGCAAGAGAATCCCGTTCACTTCATCGCCTACGACCTGCTGGAACACAACGGCGAAGACATTCGCGAAAAAGAATTGGGCGATCGCCGCACGCTTCTGGAATCTGTCTTGAAAGCTGCCGACCCAAATTTTGTCACACTATCCAGCGTCTTAAAGTTCAGATCTACGGACGAGATGCGATCGCTTCGCGAAAGCTCTCGTGAACGTGGTGCAGAGGGCTTAGTGATTAAATCAGTGAACAGTCCCTACCTGGTCGGGCGCAAGCGTGGCTACTGGTGGAAATATAAAGTGGAACCCATGACGCTGGATGCAGTGCTGATTTATGCACAGGCTGGTAGCGGCAAACGGGCAAACCTGTTTACAGACTACACATTTGCCCTGTGGCACGAAGGAACCCTGGTCTCCTTTGCCAAAGCCTACTCCGGGCTAGACAATGCCGAAATCGAAGCCCTCGACAAGTGGATTCGCAAGCACACGATTGAAAAATTTGGCCCCGTGCGATCGGTCGAACCTGTGCAGGTGTTCGAGATCGGCTTTGAAGGCATCCTGCGATCGACTCGCCACAAGTCGGGCATCGCCGTCCGCTTTCCCCGCATCTTGCGCTGGCGTACCGACAAACCCGCCACCGAGGCCGACACACTAGAAGCCGCGTTTAAGCTGCTGGAACGCTAG
- a CDS encoding glucose 1-dehydrogenase: MRLSNKVALITGAGSGIGRESAILFAKEGAQVAVCDVNLATATETVSLIEAAGGEAIAIQADVSKAADAKAMIDAAEAAYGKLNVLFNNAGIFHAADGSVLETEEDIWDLTLDINLKGVFLGCKYGIPALLRAGGGSIINTASFVALMGAATAQIAYTASKGGVLSMTREISVEFARQNIRANALCPGPVETPLLQELLADPARRQRRLVHIPPGRFAKAVEMAQAALFLASDESSFVNGTTFTVDGGITAAYVTPE; encoded by the coding sequence ATGCGTCTATCGAATAAAGTTGCCCTGATTACTGGAGCCGGAAGCGGCATCGGGCGTGAGTCTGCGATTCTCTTCGCCAAAGAGGGCGCACAGGTGGCAGTGTGTGATGTAAACCTGGCCACAGCGACGGAAACGGTTAGCCTGATTGAGGCAGCAGGGGGAGAGGCGATCGCCATTCAGGCAGATGTGTCAAAAGCAGCAGACGCAAAGGCAATGATCGACGCGGCTGAAGCAGCCTACGGCAAGCTCAACGTGCTGTTTAACAATGCAGGCATCTTCCACGCAGCAGATGGTTCTGTCCTGGAAACCGAAGAAGACATCTGGGATTTGACCCTTGATATCAATCTCAAAGGCGTGTTTCTCGGCTGCAAGTACGGCATTCCAGCGCTGCTGCGGGCCGGCGGCGGCTCAATTATCAACACTGCATCGTTTGTGGCGTTGATGGGCGCGGCAACCGCGCAAATCGCCTACACAGCCAGCAAGGGCGGCGTGTTGTCGATGACGCGAGAAATCTCCGTCGAATTCGCCCGGCAAAACATCCGTGCCAACGCCCTCTGCCCCGGCCCAGTGGAAACGCCGCTCCTGCAAGAGCTACTGGCAGATCCCGCCCGTCGCCAGCGCCGCCTGGTGCATATTCCCCCGGGGCGCTTTGCCAAGGCAGTTGAAATGGCGCAGGCGGCTCTCTTCTTGGCCAGCGATGAATCGTCCTTCGTCAACGGCACAACCTTCACTGTGGATGGCGGCATCACAGCAGCCTACGTAACCCCCGAATAG
- a CDS encoding SH3 domain-containing protein — MKHTFWVASSLLLSVLLPFTGSAQTVANVAPFGRTQAQICRHDPLDDLGGHITGQDPGSRVNVRAGAGTHHSVRYQAVVGDEVDNALEGRVASDGYCWFKVRLTRSGVVGWVRSDFVELMFPDLPEEGGY, encoded by the coding sequence ATGAAACACACTTTCTGGGTCGCATCCAGTCTGCTGCTGTCTGTGCTGCTTCCCTTCACTGGGTCAGCACAAACCGTTGCAAATGTTGCTCCCTTCGGGAGAACGCAGGCACAAATCTGTCGGCATGATCCTCTAGATGATTTGGGCGGTCATATCACTGGGCAAGATCCCGGTTCCCGCGTCAACGTGCGGGCTGGTGCTGGAACCCATCATTCAGTTCGGTATCAAGCAGTGGTTGGAGACGAGGTTGATAACGCCTTGGAAGGAAGAGTTGCCTCAGATGGCTACTGCTGGTTCAAAGTGCGCTTGACCCGTTCAGGGGTTGTAGGTTGGGTTAGAAGTGATTTCGTTGAATTGATGTTTCCTGATCTCCCTGAAGAAGGTGGATACTAG
- the hemL gene encoding glutamate-1-semialdehyde 2,1-aminomutase — protein sequence MPGGVNSPVRAFKSVGGQPLVIDRVKDAYMWDVDGNRYIDYIGTWGPAICGHAHPDVIKAIQEAAEKGTSFGAPCYLENVLAEMVIDAVPSIEMVRFVNSGTEACMAVLRLMRAFTGREKVIKFEGCYHGHADMFLVKAGSGVATLGLPDSPGVPKSTTANTLTAPFNDLEAVKALFAENPGEIAGVILEPVVGNAGFIPPDAGFLAGLREITREQGALLTFDEVMTGFRISYGGAQEKFGITPDLTTLGKVIGGGLPVGAYGGRRDIMQMVAPAGPMYQAGTLSGNPLAMTAGIKTLELLQRPGTYEYLERITKKLSDGLLQVAKETGHAACGGSISAMFGFFFTAGPVHNYEDAKKSDLQKFGRFHRGMLEQGVYLAPSQFEAGFTSLAHSDEDIDQTIQAARMVMSSL from the coding sequence ATGCCCGGCGGAGTCAATTCGCCGGTTCGCGCCTTTAAGTCCGTCGGCGGTCAGCCCCTCGTCATCGATCGCGTCAAAGATGCCTACATGTGGGACGTAGACGGCAACCGCTATATCGACTATATCGGCACTTGGGGCCCGGCGATTTGCGGGCACGCCCATCCCGACGTCATCAAAGCCATCCAGGAAGCCGCCGAAAAGGGCACCAGCTTTGGCGCACCCTGCTATTTAGAAAACGTGTTGGCGGAAATGGTGATCGATGCCGTGCCCAGCATTGAAATGGTGCGCTTTGTGAACTCTGGCACCGAAGCCTGCATGGCCGTGCTGCGGCTGATGCGAGCCTTCACCGGCCGCGAAAAGGTGATCAAGTTTGAAGGCTGCTATCACGGCCACGCCGATATGTTTCTGGTGAAAGCGGGTTCCGGCGTGGCCACGCTGGGGCTGCCCGACTCGCCCGGCGTGCCCAAGTCCACCACCGCCAACACGCTCACCGCGCCATTTAACGATTTGGAAGCTGTGAAAGCCCTGTTTGCCGAAAACCCCGGCGAAATCGCTGGTGTGATTCTAGAGCCTGTGGTGGGCAATGCGGGCTTTATTCCGCCAGATGCGGGCTTTTTGGCAGGGCTGCGGGAGATCACCCGCGAACAGGGCGCGCTGCTGACGTTTGACGAGGTGATGACAGGCTTCCGCATTTCCTACGGCGGCGCACAGGAGAAATTTGGCATTACCCCCGACCTGACCACCCTGGGCAAAGTCATTGGCGGCGGGCTACCCGTTGGAGCCTACGGCGGACGACGAGACATTATGCAAATGGTGGCCCCGGCCGGGCCGATGTATCAGGCGGGCACGCTGTCGGGCAATCCACTGGCGATGACGGCGGGCATCAAGACCCTGGAACTGCTTCAGCGGCCGGGGACTTACGAATATCTGGAGCGCATCACCAAGAAGCTCTCCGACGGCTTGCTGCAAGTTGCTAAAGAAACCGGACACGCGGCCTGCGGCGGCTCCATCAGCGCCATGTTCGGCTTCTTCTTTACCGCTGGCCCGGTGCATAACTACGAAGATGCCAAAAAGTCTGATCTACAAAAGTTTGGTCGCTTCCACCGGGGAATGCTGGAGCAGGGCGTATACCTGGCTCCGTCGCAGTTTGAGGCCGGCTTTACGTCGCTGGCCCATTCCGACGAAGACATCGACCAAACGATTCAGGCTGCCCGCATGGTGATGAGTTCGCTCTAG
- a CDS encoding gamma-glutamyl-gamma-aminobutyrate hydrolase family protein: MRSPLIGITTYSRSEAGEFTLPATYVDAVQLAGGFPVLLPPVQADPTALLDTLDGLIFSGGGDIDPSAMAAKPHHTIYLVDEERDEFELALAKAALTANVPTLGICRGMQVIGVASGATLITHVPDVYGESVTHRLDHPRRPVQHPAQVQPGSRLAQMLGTTHLTVVSWHHQAIKTLPDCWQPVAQAADGLIEALEHRHHPWLFTVQWHPELSPADPNHQRLFQSLVEAARAKP; encoded by the coding sequence ATGCGATCGCCCCTGATTGGAATCACCACCTATAGCCGCAGCGAAGCAGGCGAGTTTACCCTGCCTGCCACCTACGTCGATGCCGTGCAGCTTGCGGGCGGGTTTCCCGTGCTGCTGCCGCCCGTCCAAGCCGACCCGACCGCGCTGTTAGACACCCTGGATGGGCTAATCTTTTCTGGCGGCGGCGATATCGACCCCAGCGCTATGGCGGCGAAACCGCACCACACGATTTACCTGGTAGACGAGGAGCGCGACGAGTTCGAGCTGGCTTTGGCAAAGGCAGCTTTGACCGCGAATGTGCCGACGCTGGGTATCTGCCGGGGAATGCAGGTCATCGGTGTCGCCAGTGGAGCCACGCTAATTACCCATGTGCCGGATGTCTATGGCGAGTCGGTCACCCACCGGCTCGACCATCCCCGTCGCCCGGTGCAGCATCCCGCCCAAGTGCAGCCCGGCAGCCGCCTGGCCCAAATGCTGGGCACGACCCATCTTACGGTCGTCTCCTGGCATCACCAGGCGATTAAAACCTTGCCGGATTGCTGGCAGCCTGTAGCCCAGGCTGCTGACGGGCTGATCGAAGCACTGGAGCACAGGCACCATCCGTGGCTGTTCACTGTCCAGTGGCATCCAGAACTGTCGCCCGCCGACCCCAACCACCAGCGCTTGTTTCAGTCGCTCGTAGAAGCCGCCAGAGCTAAACCATGA
- a CDS encoding glutathione S-transferase family protein — MALKLYGGARSRASIVKWYLEELGLPYEFVQLDLQAGEHRQPEYLAINPFGKVPAIVEDGFALWESGAILLYLSDRHDATLTAEQRAWVAQWVLFANSTLSTGLFVEAVRDAETPRLLSGLEGQLAAREWLVGDRLSAADIAVGSILAYAMLMLKQDYADYPAIAAYLKRLGDRPPFQRTMMGRG; from the coding sequence ATGGCTTTGAAACTCTACGGCGGGGCCCGCAGCCGCGCCTCCATCGTTAAGTGGTATCTGGAAGAACTGGGGCTGCCTTACGAGTTTGTGCAGCTCGACCTGCAAGCTGGAGAACATCGCCAGCCCGAATATTTGGCGATTAACCCCTTTGGCAAAGTGCCCGCAATTGTGGAAGACGGTTTTGCGCTGTGGGAGTCAGGCGCAATTTTGCTCTATTTGTCCGATCGGCATGATGCCACGCTCACGGCAGAACAGCGGGCCTGGGTGGCGCAGTGGGTACTATTTGCTAACTCTACTCTGAGTACGGGGCTGTTTGTAGAAGCGGTGCGCGATGCCGAAACGCCGCGCCTGCTGAGCGGGCTGGAGGGGCAGCTTGCCGCGCGGGAGTGGCTGGTGGGCGATCGCCTTTCTGCCGCCGACATTGCGGTGGGTTCTATCCTGGCCTATGCCATGCTGATGCTAAAGCAAGACTATGCCGACTATCCGGCGATCGCCGCTTACCTGAAGCGCTTGGGCGATCGCCCTCCATTCCAGCGCACAATGATGGGTCGGGGCTAG
- a CDS encoding HAD-IA family hydrolase has product MKTILFDFDGTIADSFDAVLQITNRLAREFGYEPASPSEIKRLQNLSSREIIRQSNIPMFRLPLLLRRLKVEMSQEINQLQPIAGIQPALVQLRQQGHRLGIVTSNTADNVVAFLRNHQMEGLFDDIQPGVALFGKGRSIRRIARQRQLDPASMVYVGDETRDIEAAQAIAIPVIAVGWGFNSTAALAACKPDALVHEPQELVTAIAQIEARSRTP; this is encoded by the coding sequence GTGAAAACCATCCTGTTTGACTTTGATGGCACCATTGCAGACTCCTTTGATGCGGTGCTGCAAATCACCAACCGACTTGCCCGCGAATTTGGCTATGAACCCGCCAGCCCCAGCGAGATCAAGCGGCTGCAAAACCTGAGTTCGCGAGAGATTATTCGCCAGTCCAACATCCCCATGTTTCGGCTGCCGCTGCTGCTGCGCCGCCTGAAAGTAGAAATGAGTCAGGAAATTAACCAACTCCAGCCCATCGCCGGAATTCAGCCTGCGCTGGTGCAACTCCGGCAGCAGGGGCATCGCCTGGGCATCGTTACCTCCAACACGGCTGATAACGTCGTCGCCTTTTTGAGAAATCATCAAATGGAAGGGCTGTTTGACGATATTCAGCCTGGTGTGGCGCTGTTCGGCAAAGGGCGCAGCATCCGCCGCATCGCCCGTCAGCGTCAGCTTGACCCGGCTTCGATGGTGTACGTGGGCGACGAGACGCGGGATATTGAAGCAGCCCAGGCGATCGCCATTCCAGTCATTGCTGTTGGCTGGGGCTTCAACTCCACCGCTGCCCTGGCCGCCTGTAAACCCGACGCACTGGTGCATGAGCCACAAGAACTAGTAACGGCGATCGCCCAGATTGAAGCACGATCCCGAACGCCCTGA
- a CDS encoding ATP-binding protein — MALLQPPERTATSAFLRESSQITDQIGNAFVLNLYARVREIEALARAMSTMAETLPPIESLVQQVIPPLLNFQDDGAIAGGGVWFEPYAFAGDRERQSFFWGRDADGRLQFFDDYNQCNVGYHQEAWYVAGKYAKPGQCVWSKAYMDPHSSELMITCTAPAYRQGAFLGVVTVDLKLEGLQETVNLWQKKTGGYIIVLDYGNQFIAFPKPDWVKKTQTHASGKAIETFITLQELVEKKPLFSPLLNAAQLVDMQTFQPPQDLPNSPDAAMPMLSAESKAISPEDEQRLATILTISNSSDRTDYLQQKFELEQDELLQEMAIASLFQVPKVYWKVFIVKPRSEIAVATHSLIQTDKMATLGQMVAGVAHEVNNPLNFVVGNLNHASAQTEDLLRILRLYQKYYPEPAVEIQQAIASADLDFIAEDLPKLIRSMKMGGDRALEITQQLRNFSRMDESVRRVANLVQELENTLVILGHRFKPKRDRPPIQLIKEYQAIPEIECYPGLLNQVFMNLLVNAIDALEEGIHSRQVTYSKQVTYSKHSSPANDFCPTIWMQVSLANDTDVQIDISDNGPGISPERQARLFEPFFTTKPTGKGTGLGLAICRQIVEQRHGGTLTCQSTPFQKTTFTVRLPLAMMPKSSPESSSI, encoded by the coding sequence ATGGCTCTTCTACAACCCCCGGAGCGAACTGCGACCAGTGCTTTTCTGCGGGAATCCTCTCAAATCACCGACCAGATTGGCAATGCCTTTGTGCTGAACCTGTATGCACGGGTTCGGGAAATCGAGGCCTTGGCCCGCGCAATGTCCACCATGGCAGAAACATTACCCCCAATTGAGTCCCTGGTACAGCAGGTGATTCCGCCGCTGCTGAACTTTCAAGATGACGGGGCGATCGCCGGTGGTGGGGTCTGGTTCGAGCCGTATGCCTTCGCGGGCGATCGCGAGCGCCAGAGCTTCTTTTGGGGGCGCGATGCCGATGGGCGGCTCCAGTTTTTCGATGACTATAACCAGTGCAATGTGGGCTATCACCAGGAAGCATGGTACGTGGCGGGGAAGTATGCCAAGCCTGGGCAGTGCGTCTGGAGCAAAGCCTACATGGACCCCCACTCTAGCGAACTGATGATTACCTGCACTGCCCCGGCCTATCGCCAGGGCGCTTTTTTAGGCGTGGTGACGGTCGATCTGAAGCTAGAGGGGCTGCAAGAGACCGTCAATCTATGGCAGAAAAAAACGGGTGGCTACATTATCGTGCTGGATTACGGCAATCAGTTTATTGCCTTTCCCAAGCCAGATTGGGTGAAAAAAACGCAGACTCACGCCAGCGGAAAAGCCATCGAAACATTCATAACCTTGCAAGAACTAGTTGAGAAAAAACCACTGTTTTCGCCGCTCCTGAATGCAGCGCAGCTTGTAGACATGCAGACCTTTCAACCCCCTCAAGATCTACCTAATTCGCCAGATGCAGCGATGCCCATGCTGAGCGCCGAAAGTAAAGCAATCAGCCCCGAAGATGAGCAGCGGCTGGCGACGATTTTGACGATATCAAACAGCAGCGATCGCACGGATTATCTCCAGCAAAAGTTTGAGCTAGAGCAAGATGAACTGCTGCAAGAAATGGCGATCGCCTCACTGTTTCAAGTTCCCAAAGTCTACTGGAAGGTGTTTATCGTCAAGCCTCGCTCAGAGATCGCCGTCGCCACCCATAGCCTGATTCAGACTGATAAGATGGCCACGCTGGGTCAAATGGTGGCAGGTGTCGCCCATGAGGTCAACAATCCCCTTAATTTCGTCGTGGGGAACCTCAACCATGCTAGCGCCCAAACCGAAGACTTGCTCAGGATTCTGCGGCTTTATCAGAAGTATTATCCAGAGCCAGCAGTGGAAATTCAACAGGCGATCGCCAGCGCCGATTTAGACTTTATTGCAGAAGACCTGCCGAAGCTGATTCGCTCAATGAAAATGGGGGGCGATCGCGCTTTAGAAATTACGCAACAGCTTCGCAACTTTTCTCGAATGGATGAATCTGTTCGGCGCGTCGCAAATCTGGTTCAAGAACTAGAAAATACGCTGGTCATTCTCGGTCATCGATTCAAGCCGAAGCGCGATCGCCCGCCGATTCAATTAATCAAAGAATATCAGGCAATTCCTGAAATCGAGTGCTATCCAGGGCTACTCAATCAGGTGTTTATGAATCTGCTGGTGAACGCGATTGATGCGCTTGAAGAGGGCATCCATTCTAGACAAGTCACCTATTCTAAACAAGTCACCTACTCTAAACACAGCAGTCCAGCAAATGATTTTTGTCCCACCATTTGGATGCAGGTGAGTTTAGCTAACGACACCGACGTGCAGATTGATATTTCTGACAACGGCCCCGGCATCTCGCCCGAACGACAGGCCCGCCTGTTTGAGCCGTTTTTTACCACCAAGCCCACGGGCAAGGGCACCGGGCTGGGGCTGGCCATTTGCCGTCAAATCGTCGAGCAGCGCCACGGGGGCACTCTGACCTGTCAATCGACCCCATTTCAAAAGACAACGTTTACCGTGAGGCTGCCGCTTGCTATGATGCCCAAATCCTCCCCAGAATCCTCGTCGATCTAG
- the rpsJ gene encoding 30S ribosomal protein S10, with protein sequence MATLQQQKIRIRLKAFDRRLLDTSCEKIVETANRTNATAIGPIPMPTKRRIYCVLRSPHVDKDSREHFETRTHRRIIDIYQPSSKTIDALMKLDLPAGVDIEVKL encoded by the coding sequence ATGGCAACTCTTCAGCAGCAAAAAATTCGGATTCGCCTAAAGGCGTTTGACCGTCGTCTTTTGGATACCTCCTGCGAAAAAATTGTGGAAACGGCAAATCGTACGAATGCTACAGCGATTGGCCCCATTCCAATGCCTACGAAGCGGCGGATTTATTGCGTCCTGCGATCGCCCCACGTTGACAAAGACTCCCGCGAACACTTCGAAACACGCACTCACCGCCGGATTATCGATATTTATCAGCCTTCCTCTAAGACAATTGACGCGCTGATGAAGCTAGATCTGCCAGCAGGCGTGGATATCGAGGTCAAGCTGTAA
- a CDS encoding site-2 protease family protein: protein MENNLRVGNLFGIPFYINPSWFLVLALVTWNDGSWLSYQFPQLGALAWVLGLVTALLLFASVLAHELGHSWVALRQGTEVKSITLFIFGGLASLGEESKTPGESFRVAIAGPLVSLFLFGVLHAIGSFSGITGPLAAMVALLSYVNLALAVFNMIPGLPLDGGNVLKAIVWKITGKPYRGLAFASRVGQVFGWLGIGLGLASTLGLTNIGSVWTLLVGFFLLQNAGRSAQAASVQELMSGLTAADAVIPNSPVVPAQSSLREFANNYIIGNPVNWKKYLVTDEAGKLAGEIWVDDMKQVPTNDWWNVSVQSLVKVAEEIQTVPATTPLLEVIDLLSEQVPALAVVKPEDGSVLGLLEKSSILMALQKKSEAQPA, encoded by the coding sequence ATGGAAAATAACCTGCGAGTCGGTAATCTTTTTGGCATTCCTTTTTATATCAATCCCTCCTGGTTTTTGGTGCTAGCGCTGGTGACGTGGAATGACGGAAGCTGGCTAAGCTACCAGTTTCCTCAACTGGGAGCGCTGGCGTGGGTGCTGGGACTGGTGACGGCGCTGCTGCTGTTTGCGTCGGTGCTGGCGCATGAACTGGGGCATAGCTGGGTGGCGCTGCGCCAGGGGACGGAGGTAAAATCCATCACGCTGTTTATCTTTGGCGGGCTGGCTAGCCTGGGTGAAGAGTCAAAAACACCCGGCGAGTCATTTCGGGTGGCGATCGCCGGGCCATTGGTGAGCCTGTTTCTGTTTGGCGTGCTGCACGCTATCGGCAGCTTTAGCGGCATTACTGGGCCGCTGGCGGCAATGGTGGCGCTGCTGTCTTATGTGAACTTGGCTCTGGCAGTTTTTAATATGATTCCGGGGCTGCCGCTAGACGGGGGTAACGTGCTGAAAGCGATCGTCTGGAAAATTACCGGCAAGCCCTATCGGGGTCTCGCTTTTGCTAGCCGCGTCGGTCAGGTGTTTGGCTGGCTGGGCATCGGGCTGGGGCTGGCTTCGACGCTAGGGCTGACCAACATCGGCAGCGTGTGGACGCTGCTGGTGGGCTTTTTCTTGTTGCAAAATGCAGGGCGATCGGCGCAGGCAGCCAGCGTGCAGGAACTCATGAGCGGCTTGACCGCCGCCGACGCAGTTATCCCTAACAGTCCGGTAGTACCTGCCCAAAGCTCTTTACGTGAGTTCGCAAACAACTACATCATTGGCAATCCCGTGAACTGGAAAAAGTATCTGGTCACGGACGAAGCAGGTAAGCTGGCCGGCGAGATTTGGGTCGATGACATGAAGCAAGTGCCTACCAACGACTGGTGGAATGTATCGGTGCAGTCGCTGGTGAAGGTCGCTGAGGAGATTCAGACCGTGCCCGCTACCACGCCGCTGCTAGAGGTTATCGACCTGCTGAGCGAGCAGGTTCCTGCCCTGGCGGTGGTGAAACCGGAAGATGGCTCGGTGCTGGGTCTGCTGGAAAAATCGTCGATTTTGATGGCGCTCCAGAAGAAATCTGAAGCTCAACCCGCCTAG
- a CDS encoding cupin domain-containing protein: MLIRQLLSCDEFVAGDRTLLRELLHPDKQPIDLRYSLAHATVAPGDTSTPHALRTSEVYYILSGVGEMHIGDEVQRVEPGDAIYIPPNARQFIHNIGTEPLVFLCIVDPAWRIEDEVVFE, translated from the coding sequence ATGCTGATTCGACAATTGCTGAGTTGCGATGAGTTTGTGGCGGGCGATCGCACGCTGCTGCGCGAACTGCTGCATCCCGACAAGCAGCCCATCGACCTGCGCTATAGCCTGGCCCACGCCACCGTAGCCCCCGGCGATACCTCCACGCCCCACGCGCTGCGAACTTCGGAGGTGTATTACATCCTCAGCGGGGTGGGGGAAATGCACATTGGCGACGAAGTGCAGCGGGTGGAACCGGGAGATGCGATCTATATTCCGCCCAATGCGCGGCAGTTTATTCATAATATTGGTACAGAGCCGCTGGTGTTTCTCTGCATTGTCGATCCGGCGTGGCGCATAGAAGATGAGGTAGTGTTTGAGTAA
- a CDS encoding TIGR02281 family clan AA aspartic protease — MPSSEPVAIAPPTPVPATSAAPAAQPPSDPYSQALEQAANAANISQAAQSQDDWRLAVSRWQQAILLMQKVPTTSPNHPSAQSKLGEYRRNLAIAQQQASRGPGADASVIFSAPPSPRPAGDSSPPPASAQNPVSDSTHSPGANQALEPQTSAAIAEPPTASANFRTPIVRRAGGTPVIRVTFNGGPSFDMILDTGASGTLITQRMAAALNLRPTGTATANTANARNVTFPTSTIDSIEAGGLVARNLSVAIAGPDLTIGLLGNDFFGNYDVVIRQNEVEFRAR; from the coding sequence ATGCCCAGCTCAGAACCCGTGGCGATCGCCCCTCCTACCCCTGTTCCTGCTACATCCGCCGCTCCCGCCGCCCAACCCCCCAGTGACCCCTATTCCCAGGCGTTAGAGCAGGCAGCCAATGCGGCGAATATCAGCCAAGCGGCGCAGTCCCAGGACGATTGGCGACTGGCTGTGAGCCGCTGGCAGCAGGCAATTCTACTCATGCAGAAGGTGCCTACTACCAGCCCCAATCACCCCAGCGCCCAGAGCAAGCTGGGAGAATATCGCCGCAATTTGGCGATCGCCCAACAGCAGGCCAGCCGCGGCCCCGGAGCCGATGCCAGCGTGATTTTCAGCGCCCCGCCGTCGCCCCGCCCAGCAGGTGACAGCAGCCCTCCGCCTGCCTCAGCCCAAAATCCAGTGAGCGATTCGACCCACTCGCCTGGTGCAAACCAAGCTCTGGAACCTCAGACTAGTGCGGCGATCGCCGAACCACCGACCGCCTCGGCCAACTTCCGCACGCCGATTGTGCGTCGCGCTGGGGGAACGCCCGTAATCCGCGTGACGTTCAACGGCGGGCCCAGCTTTGACATGATCCTCGACACCGGAGCCAGCGGCACGCTAATCACGCAGCGCATGGCGGCTGCCCTGAATCTGCGCCCTACGGGTACAGCTACGGCTAATACCGCTAATGCCCGGAACGTCACATTCCCAACCAGCACCATCGACTCAATAGAGGCAGGTGGTCTGGTGGCGCGGAACTTGTCAGTGGCGATCGCCGGCCCCGACCTCACCATCGGCCTCCTGGGCAATGACTTTTTCGGCAACTACGATGTCGTCATCCGCCAAAACGAAGTCGAGTTCCGCGCCCGATAA